Proteins found in one Flavobacteriales bacterium genomic segment:
- a CDS encoding four helix bundle protein codes for MDNRNGDLKDRTYRYALQITEFCRNNLKTNEVDQHIWRRLMNHATEIGLITRLAFKSRNSGDFQTKLKNIIQNADTCIYWLELLYDLDQIAEDDFNEFSSEASELIAIFISISKKTKSSY; via the coding sequence ATGGATAATAGAAATGGAGATTTAAAAGACAGGACCTATCGTTATGCCTTACAAATAACAGAATTTTGTAGGAATAATTTGAAAACGAATGAAGTTGATCAACATATTTGGAGACGATTAATGAATCATGCCACAGAAATAGGATTGATTACTCGCTTAGCTTTTAAGAGTAGAAATAGTGGTGATTTTCAAACAAAGTTGAAAAATATTATCCAAAATGCAGATACTTGCATTTATTGGCTAGAACTTTTGTATGATCTTGATCAAATAGCAGAAGACGACTTCAATGAATTCAGCTCTGAAGCTTCGGAATTGATTGCCATTTTTATTTCTATTTCAAAAAAAACAAAATCCTCATACTAA